From the Campylobacter concisus genome, one window contains:
- a CDS encoding trans-sulfuration enzyme family protein: MKLDTLIVKGIEAKNNPNKAVIPPVFLASTFVQDDLENFQEFAYSRGSNPTKKAFDEIFAKVEGSKYAFSFGSGMAATAAALSLIKTGQKVLLNSNVYGGTYRYVTTVFESHGIKSEFIDDLNFLSEDDISDDVAAIFIETPSNPLLRVTDIARISKIAHKKGALVIVDNTFLTPYYQRVLDHGADIVVYSATKYIGGHADVIAGIVTLNDDALAEKIKFAKNTLGGIISPMDAYYLIRGLKTLSVRFDRQTQNTHKIIKFLQNNDAVSVVYFAGSYSEQEAKMQAAQASDIGALISFELDEKYDVNKFVKSLEIFDLAVSLGGVESLICRPATMTHEAYPKEVLDKIGIKQNLLRLAIGIENADDLIADLDQAFKKAKK, from the coding sequence ATGAAACTTGACACCTTGATCGTAAAAGGCATTGAAGCTAAAAATAATCCAAATAAAGCTGTCATTCCGCCTGTTTTTTTAGCAAGTACGTTTGTGCAAGATGATCTTGAAAATTTTCAAGAATTTGCATATTCGCGTGGTAGTAACCCAACCAAAAAAGCATTTGATGAAATTTTTGCAAAGGTTGAAGGCAGCAAATACGCATTTAGCTTTGGCTCAGGCATGGCAGCAACAGCGGCGGCACTTAGCCTTATAAAAACAGGGCAAAAGGTCCTACTAAATAGCAACGTCTATGGCGGCACTTATAGGTATGTTACAACCGTTTTTGAAAGCCACGGCATAAAGAGCGAATTTATAGATGATCTAAATTTTTTAAGCGAAGATGATATAAGTGACGATGTGGCGGCGATATTTATCGAAACTCCGTCAAATCCTCTCTTAAGAGTGACAGATATCGCTAGAATTTCAAAGATCGCTCACAAAAAAGGCGCTCTAGTCATCGTGGATAACACATTTTTAACGCCTTATTATCAAAGAGTACTTGATCATGGAGCTGATATCGTGGTTTATAGCGCTACAAAGTATATCGGCGGACACGCTGATGTGATCGCTGGTATCGTCACGCTAAACGATGATGCTTTGGCTGAGAAGATAAAATTTGCTAAAAACACACTTGGTGGCATCATAAGCCCGATGGACGCATACTACCTAATACGTGGGCTTAAAACGCTTAGCGTTAGGTTTGATAGACAAACGCAAAATACTCATAAAATAATTAAATTTTTGCAGAATAATGACGCAGTTAGCGTGGTGTATTTTGCCGGCTCATATAGCGAGCAAGAGGCAAAGATGCAAGCAGCTCAAGCAAGCGACATTGGTGCACTTATCTCATTTGAGTTAGATGAAAAATATGATGTAAATAAATTTGTAAAATCACTAGAAATTTTTGATCTAGCAGTGAGCCTTGGTGGCGTAGAAAGCCTTATCTGCAGGCCTGCGACGATGACGCATGAGGCGTATCCAAAAGAGGTGCTAGATAAGATTGGTATAAAGCAAAACTTGCTTCGCCTAGCAATCGGTATCGAAAACGCTGATGATCTAATAGCAGATCTTGATCAAGCATTCAAAAAAGCAAAAAAATAA
- a CDS encoding ribonuclease HII: MAKICGIDEAGRGALAGPLSVAACVLNKGIPGLNDSKKLTAKKREELFKEIIKSSNFLIIYFSNAQIDELGLSECLRRALKIFKAHFEGFEIIYDGNLDYGVGITTMIKADGKVAGVSAASILAKVSRDSLMKGWDKIYSKYGFAGHKGYGTKAHLDAIAKFGYSSLHRKSFVVKSFEKSLFD; the protein is encoded by the coding sequence ATGGCAAAAATTTGTGGCATAGATGAGGCTGGGCGTGGGGCTTTAGCTGGGCCTTTAAGCGTAGCGGCCTGCGTGCTTAATAAAGGAATTCCAGGCCTAAACGACTCCAAAAAACTAACCGCAAAAAAGCGTGAGGAGCTTTTTAAAGAGATTATAAAAAGCTCAAATTTTCTCATCATCTACTTCTCAAATGCACAAATAGACGAACTTGGGCTAAGTGAGTGCTTAAGACGAGCGCTCAAAATTTTTAAGGCGCATTTTGAGGGTTTTGAGATCATTTATGATGGAAATTTAGACTATGGCGTTGGTATCACAACGATGATAAAAGCTGACGGCAAAGTCGCTGGGGTAAGTGCTGCTAGCATATTAGCAAAGGTTAGCCGCGATAGTTTAATGAAAGGCTGGGATAAAATTTACTCAAAGTATGGCTTTGCTGGGCACAAAGGATATGGCACAAAGGCACATTTAGATGCTATTGCTAAGTTTGGCTATTCAAGCCTTCATAGAAAAAGCTTTGTAGTAAAGTCTTTTGAAAAATCTCTATTTGACTAA
- a CDS encoding S-adenosylmethionine tRNA ribosyltransferase, producing MRAFIGIFILIVSLFGYEINHENWAKFYKFIGEANGIKFEVYMNYFKDEFENFKQSKSFKVPAKISGHIFFDGTKYDYEKGNLEQNSSEILSLNAVSDKINLDVKNENGELKGKIIVKNKAYNATIKKEKEYEMLNIGIQMIEANGTRYEAIINDIFAKESAKKNKNKLLSTLYDLKSERKKWPNNQFESLDNIYYINDKIKSICTYKNNKTSCDVVLLKTNKKLKLKQIFKDINDPHLKAILATAGVSENFVLSPLGLTFLNEEQISVPLDELRPYFSDEIGL from the coding sequence ATGAGAGCATTTATTGGGATTTTTATACTTATAGTAAGCCTATTTGGCTATGAGATAAATCACGAAAACTGGGCAAAATTTTATAAATTTATTGGTGAGGCAAATGGTATAAAATTTGAAGTTTATATGAACTATTTTAAAGATGAATTTGAAAATTTCAAGCAAAGCAAGAGCTTTAAAGTGCCGGCCAAGATAAGCGGACATATCTTTTTTGATGGTACAAAATATGACTACGAAAAAGGTAATCTTGAGCAAAATAGCAGTGAAATTTTATCGCTAAATGCTGTATCTGATAAGATAAATTTAGACGTTAAAAATGAAAATGGCGAGTTAAAGGGCAAAATAATCGTTAAAAACAAAGCCTATAATGCGACTATCAAAAAAGAAAAAGAGTATGAAATGCTAAATATTGGCATCCAAATGATCGAAGCAAATGGCACGAGATACGAAGCTATAATTAACGATATATTTGCCAAAGAATCGGCTAAAAAAAATAAAAATAAATTACTCTCGACACTTTATGACCTAAAAAGTGAGCGTAAAAAATGGCCAAATAACCAATTTGAGAGCCTAGATAACATCTACTATATAAATGACAAAATAAAAAGCATCTGCACCTATAAAAATAACAAAACTAGCTGCGATGTCGTCTTACTTAAAACCAACAAAAAGCTAAAGTTAAAGCAGATTTTTAAAGATATAAACGACCCTCATCTAAAAGCAATCCTCGCAACAGCAGGCGTTAGCGAAAATTTTGTACTTTCGCCGCTTGGGCTTACCTTTTTAAATGAGGAGCAAATTAGCGTACCACTTGATGAACTAAGACCTTACTTTAGCGATGAAATCGGACTTTAA
- the tpx gene encoding thiol peroxidase, translating into MATTKFKGSEVNLSGNEVFVGSYAPEAKVVAQDLSEFSIGGNNGVEVLVCLPSLDTGVCAAEARKFNEKVAGKHGVKLSIISNDLPFAMGRFCTTEGIENLRVGSDFRYGEFAKNYGVLMSDGPLKGLLARAIFVINDGVIIHKQIVPEVTEEPNYDAVFDAIKSSGSCGCGCH; encoded by the coding sequence ATGGCAACTACAAAATTTAAAGGTAGTGAGGTAAATTTAAGTGGAAACGAGGTATTTGTAGGCTCTTATGCACCTGAAGCAAAAGTCGTAGCGCAAGATCTTAGCGAGTTTAGCATAGGTGGAAATAATGGTGTAGAAGTACTTGTTTGCTTGCCATCACTTGATACTGGCGTTTGCGCAGCAGAGGCTCGTAAATTTAACGAAAAAGTAGCTGGCAAACATGGTGTAAAACTTAGCATCATCTCAAATGATTTACCATTTGCGATGGGGAGATTTTGCACGACTGAAGGCATAGAAAATTTACGTGTAGGAAGTGACTTTAGATACGGAGAATTTGCTAAAAACTATGGCGTTTTAATGAGCGATGGCCCACTAAAAGGACTACTTGCAAGAGCGATATTTGTCATCAATGATGGCGTAATAATTCACAAACAAATCGTCCCTGAAGTGACAGAAGAGCCAAACTACGATGCTGTATTTGATGCTATTAAAAGTAGCGGTAGTTGCGGTTGTGGCTGCCATTAA
- a CDS encoding DIP1984 family protein, with protein MKLAQALILRADTQKRLEQLKGRLLDNAKMQENERPSEDPKLLLKELDRLSDELFRLILAINLTNSSTKFEGVSLTEMIAKKDTLSQKASVLRDFAKSASQKVDLYSNSEIKILSSVDVAMLQKQIDELSKEIRELDMKLQEANWQVDLVE; from the coding sequence ATGAAATTAGCTCAGGCTCTCATTTTAAGAGCCGATACACAAAAACGTTTAGAGCAGCTAAAAGGTAGGTTGCTCGATAATGCAAAAATGCAAGAAAATGAAAGACCTAGCGAAGATCCAAAGCTTCTTTTAAAAGAGCTTGATAGGCTAAGCGATGAGCTATTTAGACTGATCTTGGCTATAAATTTAACAAACTCAAGTACAAAATTTGAAGGCGTGAGTCTAACTGAAATGATCGCTAAAAAAGATACACTAAGCCAAAAAGCAAGCGTGCTTAGGGATTTTGCCAAAAGCGCAAGCCAAAAGGTCGATCTTTACTCAAATAGCGAGATAAAAATTTTAAGTAGTGTTGATGTAGCTATGCTTCAAAAGCAAATAGACGAGCTTTCTAAAGAGATCAGAGAACTAGATATGAAGCTACAAGAGGCAAACTGGCAAGTTGATCTTGTAGAGTAA